In the genome of Rhodamnia argentea isolate NSW1041297 chromosome 3, ASM2092103v1, whole genome shotgun sequence, one region contains:
- the LOC115746455 gene encoding NAC domain-containing protein 2-like has product MPVRYRGLRFLPTDDELFFHYLMPRLHGEPLPDPDVVRDCDVYGGDPWKIFGKDRDEKSYVFTMLKKKSKSRVDRTTGSGTWKGEQSYKIKGSQGEVVGYKKLFTFEPKASSSAEADKADNGHWIMYEYSKHPHNDTECVLCVISNKYAEEASKKARQNLHSRVQLEEESRRAKKARPHRDDLTNADDIPSVALPPSTTATARAQPSTSPPFNEDEVVIPQNICGPTSPDFAGDANRNSHPAPTTTMAVPEDIRCPADLPAFGGANASTFSTTSTAVPSLYREWANQLKNVEFTPLVKYLLCKAVEDRAQALHARNDLRVEFQPIIRRIDEHHVSNCNYY; this is encoded by the exons ATGCCTGTTAGGTATCGTGGACTTCGCTTTCTTCCCACCGATGACGAACTCTTCTTCCATTACTTGATGCCAAGGCTGCACGGAGAACCGCTGCCCGATCCGGATGTCGTCCGCGACTGCGACGTCTACGGCGGTGATCCCTGGAAGATCTTTGGCAAGGATCGGGACGAGAAGTCCTATGTTTTCaccatgttgaagaagaagagcaaatcgagaGTGGACAGGACCACTGGCTCGGGTACTTGGAAGGGCGAACAAAGTTATAAAATCAAGGGTTCGCAAGGTGAAGTGGTTGGCTACAAGAAACTCTTTACTTTCGAACCTAAAGCCAGCTCGAGCGCGGAAGCCGACAAGGCCGATAATGGACACTGGATCATGTACGAGTACTCGAAGCATCCACACAAT GACACGGAGTGTGTCTTATGCGTTATTAGCAACAAATACGCTGAGGAAGCAAGCAAGAAGGCGCGTCAGAACCTGCACAGTAGAGTGCAACTTGAGGAAGAGAGTCGACGAGCAAAGAAGGCACGCCCACACCGCGATGATCTCACAAATGCCGACGACATTCCTTCCGTCGCCTTGCCACCCTCAACCACCGCCACCGCTCGAGCTCAACCATCCACTTCCCCACCTTTCAACGAAGACGAAGTTGTCATTCCGCAGAACATCTGCGGTCCCACTTCCCCGGATTTTGCTGGTGACGCCAACCGCAATTCGCATCCTGCGCCGACGACGACAATGGCCGTGCCGGAGGACATCCGCTGCCCTGCTGATTTGCCAGCTTTTGGTGGCGCGAACGCCAGTACATTTTCCACAACTAGCACTGCAGTACCCTCACTCTACAGGGAATGGGCGAATCAGTTGAAGAATGTGGAATTCACTCCTTTAGTCAAGTACCTACTTTGTAAGGCCGTCGAGGATCGCGCTCAAGCTCTCCATGCAAGGAACGACCTCCGGGTGGAGTTCCAGCCAATTATTAGAAGAATTGATGAACATCACGTTTCTAATTGCAATTATTACTAA